Part of the Yersinia hibernica genome, CTCCACTGCTAACCAAGTTGGGTATTTTCATTTGGGCATGGCCAGATGGGCCAAAAGATATGGTTGAGAAAACCAGGCTATTACAAGAAATGGGTTTTCCTTTGACTGCTTACTACAGTAAGCCAGTTACTGCAGCTAGCGATGTTATTTACTGGCGAAAACTTTGGTTTCAAACACCGCTGCCTTTTGTGACGGATGGTGTTGTTATCCGCCAAGAGGAAGAACCCGCAGGGCGGTATTGGCAGGCAATGCCGGGAAACTGGTCTGTAGCGTGGAAATATCGGCCACCGCAGCAGCTCACTGAAATTAAAGATATCCATTTCACGGTTGGGCGTACCGGGAAAATCACTACTATTTTACAGGTTACCCCGGTAAAGATTGATGATAAATGGATCCGCAGAGTGAATATTGGGTCTGTTTCCCGTTGGAAAAAATGGAATATCATACCCGGTGACCAAGTCATTATCACATTAGCTGGTCAGGGTATTCCACGGCTAGATGAGGTTATTTGGCGAGTGAGTCAGCGGCATAAATTTACCCCGCCCGCTGTGGGTACGTTTCATCATCTAAGCTGCTTCAGCCGCTTACCGGTTGAGTGTGAACCCCAGTTTTTATCTCGCCTAGTGTGGCTTAGTGGGGCCAACGGCCTCGACATGCAGGGAGTAGGGAGCGGTTTGTGGCGAGATCTTGTCCATTATGGGCTTATTAATGATTTAGTCGGTTGGCTCTCACTGTCTGTTGAGCAAATTGCGGCGGTTCCTGGTATTGGGCAGGGACGGGCAGAAAAGATTTATCAGCAATTTCAACGCACCAGACAGCAACCTTTTTCTAAATGGCTGCAGGCTTTGGGATTCCCGTTAGCAATATCTGTTGATTCTCCATGGCGCTCTTTACAGCAAAAGAGTAGTGCCGAGTGGCGATTAATATCGGGTGTTGGGCCGATACGTGCAAACCAAATTAATCATTTCTTACATCATCCGGAAGTACAGGCTATGGTTGATTTCTTGTCACTGCAGGGAATTGCAGGGTTTCGGCCGGAAGAGTAGTCCCCTTATTTAACTTAATGTTCAGAATGCTCATATTTGAATACTGGTAGACCCAATCGAAATCTCAATGCTAGCAATCGAGCACTTAGCCCAGTGACAAGTGTAATGATAACAACCCAGTTATGAGATAGCGGTGTGTACTGCAGTGCAATATATATCCATGCGGCAGCAAATGAGATGCCAGCATAAATTTCTTTCTGAAATACCAATGGGATACAGTTACAGAACATATCGCGTAGGACACCGCCAAAGACACCGGTAATCACTGCGGCGATAGCTGCAATGATAGTGCTATGGCCCATGTCGAGAGCTATTTGTGCGCCAATAATGGAAAATACAATGAGCCCAATAGCATCAAGCACTAAAAATAAATGGCGTAAATGCTTCATTAATGGAGCCATCCACGTTGTGACGATTGCAGCAACGGCGACAATAACAATATATTCAGGATGCTTAACCCAACCAAGTGGATAGTGGCCTAACAGCATATCTCTGACCGAACCGCCACCGATGGCAGTTGCGGATGCAATGATAATAACGCCGAACATATCCATCTGACGGCGTCCCGCAGCCAGAGCTCCGGTCATGGCTTCAGCTGTGATACCAATAATATAAAGAACACTGAGTAGCATATTGAATTTAATTTCTTAAGGGCTGCGAGGGCCGCAGAGTAGTCATTAAACTAGGCTGTCGCGACTGAGATTTTCTAAGTCGTACATTTCAGATTATTTTATCTAATCTTAGTATTAATTATTTAATTGATATCAATTAATAAAAAATGAAAAATAGATTTATTAATCATTAATAATTCTATGGAAAAATCGATCGTCAAGATGATGTTAGAGTCCTAAAGCTAGACTTGAGCACTATTCCGCCTGATTGCAGAGTGACTTATCGAATGGTAGTTTTTATCTCTATTTTATCTTTTGTTTCAGTGGGATTATGGATATGTGTCTTAATTCGTTCCAATACCGAGCCTGGCTCTTCACGAGTATGGCTGCCATCGGAATATCACTAAGCGGTTGTATTGATAGAGCAAACCCGGTAAATACAGCAACGGTAAAGGTTCCAGCTCCCCACTGTGTTAAAGGTGAACTGATGACACAAACAACGCTCTATTTTGGCTCGAACCGACCTCATGGCTCCGTTATTTCATCCACTGAATGGCAGTCTTTTGTTAATAATGATGTGACCAGCCGTTTTAAAGATGGCCTGACAGTAATTGATGCTAAAGGGCAGTGGCTAGGAAATGATGGAAATATAGCCAAAGAAAATAGTAAGATTTTGATACTTATTCACAAAAATGAAAAAGAAACTGCCATTGAAACTTTGCGCTCCCGTTATAAACAGCAGTTTGCGCAAGAGTCTATTATGCGAGTGGATGTTCCTATATGTGTTGATTTCTAAAGGCAAATATTGAGCTTTAGTTTTGGCCTTTTATTTCTCTCATAAGAGGTGAAAAGGCCAGTTATATCATTGATTTTATGCAGTTGAACCGTACTTTCTTATAAAGCAACCCCGGCAATAGTGGCTGAAAGCAAACTGACTAAAGTTGAACCATATACCAATTTTAATCCGAATCGTGAAACCACATTGCCCTGTTGTTCATTCAACCCTTTAATAGCACCCGCTACAATCCCGATTGAAGCAAAATTAGCGAAAGAGACTAAAAATACAGAAAGAATACCCAAACCTCGCGGAGACATTTCAGCTGCAACTTTTTTCAACTCGATCATAGCTACAAACTCATTTGCTACTAGTTTGGTTGCCATAATACTTCCTGCATGCAGAGCATCTTGAGCAGGTATGCCAATTAGTAAAGCCAGTGGATAAAATAAATATCCCAGCACCTCTTGAAAACTGATGTGGAATAAAGTACTAAATAAAGCATTAATAGCTGAAATTATTGCAATAAACCCGATTAACATTGCAGCTATAATCATCGCAATTTTAAACCCAGCCAGAATATATTCTCCGAGCATTTCAAAAAAACTTTGATCTTCATGAAGTTTATGTAGCTTTAATTCAGGTTCTTCTGTGACGGGATAAGGGTTAATAATCGAAAGTACAATAAAAGTACTAAACATATTCAGTATCAGTGCTGTTACCACAAACTTTGGCTCGAGCATGGTCATATAAGCACTGACAATTGACATGGAGACTGTCGACATTGCTGTGGCGGCCATGGTGTACATTCTGCGTGGAGATATATCAGCTATGATGCCTTTGTACGCAATAAAATTCTCTGATTGCCCCAAGATTAATGTACTTACTGCATTAAAAGATTCTAGTTTTCCCATGCCATTTACTTTAGATAGCAGAGTACCGATAACCCGTATAATGAGAGGTAATATACGGAAATGCTGTAAAATACCAATCAATGCAGAAACGAAAATGATTGGGCAAAGAACGTTCAGAAATATAAATGCCAAGCCTTGTTCATTCATCTCACCAAAAACAAAACTGGTGCCTATTGAGGCAAATTTCATCAAGGATTCGAGTAATCCAGCAAAATATTTAATGGCACCTAATCCACTGTCCGCGTGTAAAAAGAAATAAGCTAGTGCAATCTCTATAATCAGTAACTGAAGAATATAACGAAGTTTGATGTTTTTACGGTCATGGCTCGCCAGTAAAGCCAAGGCTGCAATAGCAATCAATGCCAAAAGAAAGTGCAGAATCTGCAGCATAAGAAATCCGTCAGGGATAAAATTCAGCCAGCATTTTATCCATATCGGAAGATTTTTTTCATCTGAAATTCTACCCCCTTGAAAATGTATATTCTACAAAGCCTTTAATTACGCTTTAAACATACTGGTCGTTTAAATTTTTCCTGCTTTATTCATCATTTATCCATTGGGTGACTCACTATTTATCTGCCAGCTTAAGTTGCCGTAATCAAGGCAAATGTAGCACTTCCTCAAGAAGGATTAGGCGATAGCACGACTTGTGTTTAACTCACTTATTGGATGGAATATGAATATGATTAATTTGCCTAGCTGCCGCTCTTTTACTGAAGCCGGTCATCTCTCTCAAATATCGGCTTATTACGAAGAGGGGCGCAATACTTTATGGATGTTACTGCATGCTCATCCTCGCCCTTGTTTTAACCTGGAGCTAATCGAAAATATTATGACCTTGGCGCAAGCCGCTAAAGAGTCAAAATTACCTATAGATTTTTGGGTCACGGGCTCAGTCGTCCCCAATATGTTTAATGTCGGAGGGGATTTAAACTTTTTCGCTCAAACAATCAGAAATCATAAACGGGAAGCGCTGATGGCATATGCTCGAGCTTGTGTTGATTGTGTGCATGCGGCTTCTCGTGGGTTTGATACTGGCGCTATTTCTATTGCAATGATTGAAGGCAGTGCATTAGGGGGGGGATTTGAAGCGGCATTAGCTCATCATTTTGTGTTGGCACAAACTACCGCCAGAATGGGGTTTCCAGAGATTGCATTTAATTTATTTCCTGGCATGGGCGGGTATTCACTGGTTGCCAGAAAAGCAGGTATGAGGGTGGCGGAACAACTGATTTGGACTGGTGAATCTCATGCTGCTGAATGGTATGAGAGCCGTGGTTTAGTCGATAAGTTATTTCAACCTGGGGATGCTTATCTCGCGACACGGACATTTATAGACACGATCAGACCTAAGCTTAATGGTATGAGGGCAATGATTCGAGTTCGGCAGCGTGTTTTACAATTAACACGTTCAGAGTTAATGGATATTACAGAAGATTGGGTTGATTCTGCATTTTCTATTGAGCCGAAAGATATCACTTATATTGAACGGTTGGTTATGTTGCAAGACCGGCATACTTCAGGAATACCAAAGGCAATATAGTTTTTTGCACCTAATCGAGTAAAAGGTAAGGATGTTGTGTTACCAGCCAATGCTCCAGTTCATCTGCGGGCATTGGCTTGGCGTAAAGAAACCCTTGTTTTTCATCAATGCCAATAGAGTCCAGGAATTCTTCCTCCTCTTTAGTTTCTACTCCCTCAGCAATCACCCGCATGTTAAGTGCCTCGGCGACAACAATAATGGCTCGCACCAAGGATTGTGAAATAGGATTAATATCAATATGGCGAACAAAACTTTGATCCAGTTTAATGGCATCAATGGGGATACGCGCTAACTGGGAAAGTGAAGAATAGCCCGTACCAAAATCATCTAAATGAACTTGAGCACCTAAGTGCCGTAGTTGCTTTATTATATTAATCGCGGCATCTTCATTATCAATTAAGCAACTCTCAGTTAATTCGACATCCACCAGACTTGAAGCCAGTTCACTGGCTTCAAGGGATTCAATAAAACTAGTGACGATAGCTTCATCAATCAATTGCCGAGCAGAAACATTTACTGCAATACGCAGATTAATGCCACGTTTTTTCCAATCCACGGCTTGTTGCATTGATGTTTGCAGTACCCATCTACCCAAAGGCCTGATAAGCCCAGATTCTTCTGCATATGAGATAAACTCTAGGGGGGCAATTAAACCTCGTTCCGGTGATAGCCATCTGACGAGGGCTTCGACACTGTGTACTTTTCCTGTTTTGGTGGATATTTTGGGTTGGTAAAAGACTTGTAATTGATACTGCTCTAGACCTTTACGTAAATTGGTATCGAGCCAAACATATTCTGATACTTTTTTATTCATCTGTTGCGAGAAGATGGAATAGGTTTGTTTTCCATGTTCTTTCGCTGTGTACATGGCTGTATCTGCACTACGTATAATATTTTCCAGTGTGTCACCATGTTCTGGACATAGCGCAAGACCAATTGAACAGCCGGTATATACCTCAATTAATCCAACTCTAAACGGCAATTTCATGCGGTTGAGAATTCGTTGTGTAGTGGTTTCAAGTAAATCCATGGTGGCGTTTTCGACGAGAATAATAAACTCATCTCCACCTAGCCGGGCAAGCATTTCGTTATCACTCAAACAACTTAAAATAGCGAGTGAGACATCTTTTAGTAATCGGTCACCAAACATATGACCATAATGGTCATTCACTTTTTTGAAGTTATCGAGATCGAGATAAATAACCCCCACAGAAGTCTCACCACGGGTTTGGATTGCACTGTTAATACGTTCATGAATTGCATGGCGGTTAGGTAAACCAGTAATCATATCGGTATTGGCTAAAATCCTAAGGCGCTCTTGGGCGCGTCGCTCCTTGGTAATATCTGTACCGGAACAGATAAGATAGCGCTCGTTTTTTCCACTGCCGCTACGAACGAATTTATTGCGGAATAAAAAGAGACGCTTCCCCTTGACGGTATTTACCCAACGCTCAACTTCATAAGATGCGCCGCGCTGAAAAAATCCCTCAATATTTTTCCGTGATGATGCCCCTTCCTTGGCTGTCATAAACAAGTCGTAGACATTTTTGCCAATAACATCCTGCTCTTTCTTGCCAGTATATTCTTCGCTAAGGTGGTTAAAACGTTGTACGCAGCCATCTTTATCAAGAATAACAATAACTGAGTTAGCTTCAGAAACGACTTGTTCTGCAAAAGAAAGGCCCATGACTAAATCACGAGCGACAGATTCCGTATCAGCATAGGCTGAGGCTGTGCCACCCCACTCTTTGTCATTAATTTTTCGGCCGACAAGGTGTAAATGAAGGGGATGACCGTAAATCTCAACTTCAATATCTAAACTGGCAGTAATACCGGTTAAGCCCCGAATTTTCCTTGTTTGAACAGAATTGAGGGGAAGTGCAATATTTGTTGTCTCTTTAATTGCAGACAACTCCAAAGCTTGGCTATCAAAAGCAAGCCGCCAAAAGGGGCTATTAGTACCAAAGTAGGTATTAAGGATCGACGTGTCTTGATTTTCGAACATATGCGATCCCCTAAAAGTGTATATGTATTTTTTACTTACCTTAGCCAGAAAATGAGCTGATCCTATTTCTAGCTTTCCCAGTCATGATAGTCATCCTGACTTCTGGAGCATGACTTTACAGCGAGTACCCAACCAATAAAGTATATGTGTAATTTATTCATACCAGATCGTAGATAGTCGCGATAATCATTTTAAATGCGCTATCTGCTCTCTGGCTGTGATAAAAGTTAAGCATGAAAAAAATAAAATGCACTATTTTTATATTGTTATGCTCATTTAGGTAAATTCCTAAAGTAGTAAAGAAAAGGTGGGAAACAGTTTACCGGGGCGTGTAGCGGGAGATATTTATCTATTAAGGGATTGTTATCTACCACTACAGTTAACTGTATATACATTATCCTAGCTGACTATATGTATGGCGTTATTCACAGTCTTTTGGGGCCTGATGTTGTGGTTAGTACTGCATAACGAGTGTGGAATAATATCGCCGTTAAAATTTGAGAAAAAGCGGTCAGAGAAACGTATTTGTTTCTAACCGAGGCAGATATTCATAAAGTGCGGTTTTGCAACAACGGTTCGTTCAGGAGGGGGGCTTTTCTACTGATTCATTTGGCATATGCCGAGTAATAAAACCCCGGATTGCTCCGGGGCCGGGTAAAACTTATGAATAAATATCATTACTCGATGTTTTGAATCTGTTCGCGCATCTGCTCGATAAGCACTTTCAACTCAATGGCAGAATTAGTGACCTCGGCATTGATAGATTTTGATGCCAGCGTATTCGACTCGCGGTTAAATTCCTGCATCATGAAATCAAGACGGCGACCAACGGCCTCTTTCTTCTTCAGAATATTGTGTGTTTCTTTGACGTGCGCTTCCAGGCGATCCAGCTCTTCAGCCACATCGACACGCTGCGCCATCAGCACCAATTCCTGCTCCAGACGAGTATTTTCCAACTGAACCTGTGCTTCTTCAAGCTTGCTCAGCAACCGCTCACGTTGCCACTGCAAGATGTTTGGCATATGCGCCCGGACTTTAACCACTTCTGCACTAACGCCGTCAAGTCGCTGTTCAATAAGGGCTTTCAGAGCAGCGCCCTCAGTTTCGCGCGAAATGATAAAGTCATCTAGCACAATATCCAGTGCCTGCATCAGCTCGGTACTGATAGCGTCCAAATCTTGTTCTTCAGCGGCCATTACTCCCGGCCAGCGCAAGATATCGACCGGATTGATTTCACCTTCGTCACTTTGCATTTTGACCCAGTTGCCAGCTTCAACTAACTGTTTTGCCAGTTTTTCATTAAGGATCAAAGAACTTTGTGTGCTGGTATCCAGTTCGAAACGCAAGTTACACTCAATCTTGCCACGCGTTAAACGGCCGCGAATACGTTCACGGATGACGGGCTCCAGACTGCGGAACTGTTCTGGTAAGCGAATATAAGTTTCTAAGTAACGTTGGTTAACGGAACGCAGCTCCCAGGCTGCGCTACCCCATTCACCCTTAATGTCACGCCGGGCGTAGGCGGTCATGCTGCGGATCATTGTTGCGTACCCGTTTTAAAGAAAAGATGCAGGGATTATAGCCTCCGAGGCGCAGGCAGGATAGGCTTTACATCACTAAGGCCGTATAATGCGCGACCAATATCGATTTAAAGCCGGAGAAAGCCCATGCGTCCAGCAGACCGAGCAGCACAACAAGTCCGCCCATTGACCCTGACCCGTAATTACACGAAACACGCTGAAGGTTCCGTGTTGGTTGAGTTTGGCGATACCAAAGTATTGTGCACCGCCACGGTTGAAGAGGGTGTTCCGCGTTTTTTAAAAGGCCAAGGCCAGGGCTGGATAACCGCTGAATATGGCATGTTGCCGCGTTCTACCCACAGCCGTAATGCGCGCGAAGCTGCAAAAGGTAAACAAGGTGGCCGCACTTTAGAAATTCAACGCCTGATTGCTCGCTCTTTACGTGCCGCGGTGGATTTGAAGAAGCTGGGTGAATTCACCATCACTTTAGACTGCGATGTCTTGCAGGCTGATGGTGGCACCCGTACTGCCTCAATCAGTGGCGCTTGTGTGGCATTGGCTGATGCACTGAACAAATTGGTGGCCAGCGGCAAATTGAAGGCGAACCCAATGAAAGGGCTGGTGGCCGCGGTTTCTGTTGGTATCGTTAAAGGTGAAGCCCTTTGCGACCTGGAATATGTAGAAGATTCTGCGGCAGAAACGGATATGAATGTGGTTATGATGGAAGATGGTCGGATGATTGAGGTGCAAGGCACCGCTGAAGGTGAGCCGTTCAGCCATGAAGAGTTACTGGCGTTGTTGGATTTGGCCCGGGGAGGGATAGAAACTATCTTCCAGGCGCAGAAGGCGGCGTTAGAACAATAATTGATTTAGGCGACTTGCTAGTCGCCTTTTTTTTGCCCGCTTATCAAGGAGTCATACCGGTATAGCGGTAGTGAATCAGGTTTGTGGTGGAACAAATTAATAAACCCAGTGATTAACGAAAGCGATCACAATCTGGAAAGGAGAAGTACCAATGAAAGCCTATCAGCGCGAGTTTATCGAGTTTGCGCTTAACAAGCAGGTGTTGAAGTTCGGCGAATTTACCCTAAAGTCAGGGCGGATTAGCCCCTATTTCTTTAATGCAGGGTTGTTTAATACCGGGCTTGATCTGGCAAAACTCGGGCGCTTTTATGCTGCGGCATTGATGGATTGTGGCGTGGAGTTTGATCTCTTGTTCGGGCCTGCTTATAAAGGCATCCCGATTGCGACCACCACTGCTGTTGCATTGGCAGAACATCATGCGCGCGATGTGCCTTACTGCTTTAACCGCAAAGAAGCGAAAGACCACGGCGAGGGCGGTAGTTTGGTCGGAAGCCCATTACAGGGCCGAGTCATGCTAGTGGATGATGTTATAACGGCTGGCACTGCAATTCGTGAATCAATGGAAATTATCAATGCACAGGGCGCGACTCTGGCTGGCGTGATGATTTCATTAGATCGCCAAGAACGTGGCCGTGGTGAGATTTCTGCGATTCAGGAAGTTGAGCGCGATTATCACTGCCAAGTGATTTCTATTGTGACCCTGCAAGATGTTATCAGTTATCTGGCAGAGAAACCTGAAATGGCTGACCATTTAGCTGCGGTACGCCAGTATCGTGAACAATACGGTGTTTAGTATTTTCTAAATCAAGAATACAAAAAAGGGCCTTATGGCCCTTTTTATATAGCTATTACAATGAGTTGTGGCTTACTGCAATTGAGCCACAATCAGTGGCCAGCGGGCATCAAACTCTTGTGTTGGTCGGTAACGGAATTCTGAACGAACAAAGCGTGAGAGCATCCCTTCACAAAATGCCAGTAACTGTGTTGCTAGCAGGGCTTCATCATGGATAAAACCTTGCCCATCACGCAGTTTTTTCTCGCGTAGAACCTGGCGCAGCTGCACTTCGATTCGTTCAAATAACTGGTTAATCCGCCCTTGCAAGCGGTCTTGTTCGAACATCAATGCATGCCCAGTCATGATGCGAGTTAGCCCTGGATTGCGTTCTGCAAACCCTAATACCAGCAGCAGGATCAGCCGGAGGCGATTAAACGTCTCTTTTTCATCCTGCAGAATTAAATTAATGCGGGACATCAGACTGTCTTCAATAAACTCGATCAGGCTATCAAACATCCGCGTTTTGCTGGGGAAATGCCGATAAAGCGCGGCTTCCGAAACCCCCACATTTGCGGCGAGTTTGGCGGTAGTAATGCGTTGGCTGCCATCGCTGGATTCCAGCATTTGCGCTAAAGCCTGCAAAATTTCCTCGCGCCTATTCCTTTTCGTATTTTCTTTTTCTGCCATGTCCGAGTAGACCCTTGCTAAAAATGACTTAATAACAGAAACCCAAATACCGGCCACACTGAGGTTAGGCCCCGGCGGCTTATGTGATAGCTTTTTTACGGTATCGAGGTCTAGGGTAGGTTATTGGCGCCCAGAATGACCAAAACCACCGGTACCACGTTCACTAAGATCAAAATCTTCAACCAGATTGAATTCTGCTTGTACAACAGGAACAAACACCATTTGTGCAATACGTTCGCCTGGCTCGATAGTGAAAGGTTGTTGACCACGGTTCCAAACTGAGACCATCAACTGACCTTGATAATCAGAGTCAATCAGCCCGACCAGATTACCTAATACTACCCCATGCTTATGCCCAAGCCCTGATCGCGGCAAAATAACCGCAGCCAGTGCGCTATCGCCGATATGTATCGCCAAGCCCGTAGGTAACAAGGTTGTTTGCCCTGGCTGTAAATCCACGGCGTCACTTAGACAGGCGCGTAAATCCAGGCCAGCAGAGCCTTCTGTTGCATAAGTTGGTAAGGGAAATTCATTGCCAACACGTGGGTCCAGAATTTTAATGTCGATTTTTTTCATCATAACGGCTGACAATCTCGTCTATTAAATACTGACTGAGGAGTTGCTTATCACAAAGCGGTAAACGTTTCTCGCCAGTCGGCCAAAAAAGGTGCAAAGCATTAGTATCACTATTAAAACCATGCTCTGCGAGCGATACATCATTAGCGCAAATAAGGTCCAGATTCTTCCGCGCCAGTTTTTGTCGCGCGTATTCTTCCACATTCTGGGTTTCGGCAGCAAATCCAACAACAAATGGACGCTTTTTAACCATTGCAGCAACCCCGGCGACAATATCCGGGTTTTTCACCAACTTAAGGGTAATTTCATCGCCCTGTTTTTTTATTTTCTCGTCAGAAACTTGCTCGGCGCGGTAATCCGCTACTGCTGCGCAAGAAATAAAAATATTCTGCTGGGCGGCTAAGTTTTGAACTGTCTGTTGCATCTCAAGCGCGCTGACAACATCAATACGATTCACTCCTGTGGGGGTTGGGAGCGCTACTGGCCCGGCCACCAGAGTCACTTTTGCCCCTCTGGTGGCAGCGGCTTGAGCAATAGCGAAGCCCATCTTGCCCGAACTTTGATTACTGATAAAGCGCACTGGATCAAGTGCCTCACGCGTCGGCCCCGCAGTAATCATGACACTCAAATGTTGCAGGTCTTGTTGTGCAGAGAAATGATCCTGTGCCAGTGCGACAATTTCCAGTGGGTCTAGCATTCTGCCTGGGCCTACATCACCACAGGCCTGACTACCACTGTCTGGCCCCCACAATAACATTCCACGATTGGCAAGTGTCTGTAGGTTTGCTTGAGTGGCTGCGGCCCGGTACATCTGCTGATTCATGGCGGGGACGGCTGCAACAGGTGCTGCGGTTGCCAGACAAACCGTGGTCAGTAAGTCATTTGCCATACCTGCAGCCACTCTGGCCAGTAAATCTGCGGTTGCTGGGGCCATAATGACTAAATCAGCCCATTTACCCAGCTCAATATGTCCCATCGCCGCTTCGGCAGCTGGATCGAGTAAATCATCAGAGACGGGATAACCCGAGACTGCCTGCAACGTCAGCGGCGTAATGAATGCTTTGGCGGCGTTGGTCATCACCACGCGTACCTCTGCGCCCCTGTCACGCAAGCGGCGTACCAGCTCAGGAGATTTATACGCGGCAATGCCCCCGCTAATCCCGAGCACAATATGTTTGCCGGAAAGTCCCGTCATCATGATTGTCCAAATGAAAGCCGTAAGAGGCGATATTTTAGCATAATCGCGGGCTAGATTTGCTATCGGGACATCTCTCGATGCCATCAATCATCAAATTTGCGAGGCGCTACGCATGCTGTTAACCGTGGTGTCGCAGCCCACAAAACCTTCTGCCATGCTGCTCGGGCTGTCTAGGGATAAACAGGAGCCAGGGAATGGATGAATGGTATGGGGCTATGGCCCCAAGAGAAAAATTATTGAAATACGGCGCTGCTGTGCTGACGGATACTGAGCTGCTCGCTATTTTTCTACGTACGGGTATCTCGGGCATGCATGTAATGAGAATGGCTGAATACCTGATAGATGAGTTCGGTTCACTTCATGGGCTTGTCTCTGCCGATTATCAGGCGTTATGTGCCAAAAAGGGGATTGGTGTTTCGAAATTTAGCCAGATTCAGGCTATCTCAGAACTCGCGTGCCGTTGTTTTTCATCTCATCTGATGCGGGAAAGTGTCCTGCTTAATGCCGATATCACCCAAAAATTTCTACAAAATATTCTTTCTCAGCGTGAACGAGAGATTTTTTTAGTGATGTTTTTAGATAACCAGCATCGTGTTATTCGCCATGAGGAGATGTTTACTGGTACCATCAGCAGCGTTGAGGTCTATCCGAGGGAAATTGTGCGTGAAGCGCTGAAGGTTAATGCCGCCGCGCTGATTCTGGCGCATAATCACCCGTCGGGTAAGGCTGAACCGAGCCAAGCCGACCGTTTGATGACTACGCAGGTGATAAAAGCCTGTTCATTATTGGATATTCGGGTGCTCGATCATTTGGTGGTTGGACGGGGTGAATGTGTCTCATTTGCCGAACGCGGATGGCTTTAGCGAAATAATAATTGATCCTTTCGGGATCTTTAGCTGTTCGGGACTTGAGCACTTACGCTTCAGAGCGTATACTACGCCACCTTTGAGAATCTTGGGTTTGGCGTGAAGAGCCTATCTCAGCAGGTTTATAACCTGGTGACAGGGGTTTCTGACCTGATGACAGTGAGTCTTCTCAGTGAATTTGCTGAGATGGGCTCTAAAGCCTGACGAGGCGGCCAAATCCTATACGAAGCTCGAGCTGATTTGATTTTTGGAGAATAGACATGTCCCGAGTCTGCCAAGTTACTGGCAAGCGCCCGGTGAGCGGTAACAACCGTTCCCACGCAATGAACGCGACCAAACGCCGTTTTCTGCCGAACCTTCACTCTCACCGTTTTTGGGTTGAGGGCGAGAAGCGCTTTGTAACTCTGCGTGTATCTGCTAAAGGTATGCGTGT contains:
- the coaBC gene encoding bifunctional phosphopantothenoylcysteine decarboxylase/phosphopantothenate--cysteine ligase CoaBC; the encoded protein is MMTGLSGKHIVLGISGGIAAYKSPELVRRLRDRGAEVRVVMTNAAKAFITPLTLQAVSGYPVSDDLLDPAAEAAMGHIELGKWADLVIMAPATADLLARVAAGMANDLLTTVCLATAAPVAAVPAMNQQMYRAAATQANLQTLANRGMLLWGPDSGSQACGDVGPGRMLDPLEIVALAQDHFSAQQDLQHLSVMITAGPTREALDPVRFISNQSSGKMGFAIAQAAATRGAKVTLVAGPVALPTPTGVNRIDVVSALEMQQTVQNLAAQQNIFISCAAVADYRAEQVSDEKIKKQGDEITLKLVKNPDIVAGVAAMVKKRPFVVGFAAETQNVEEYARQKLARKNLDLICANDVSLAEHGFNSDTNALHLFWPTGEKRLPLCDKQLLSQYLIDEIVSRYDEKNRH
- the radC gene encoding RadC family protein, with product MDEWYGAMAPREKLLKYGAAVLTDTELLAIFLRTGISGMHVMRMAEYLIDEFGSLHGLVSADYQALCAKKGIGVSKFSQIQAISELACRCFSSHLMRESVLLNADITQKFLQNILSQREREIFLVMFLDNQHRVIRHEEMFTGTISSVEVYPREIVREALKVNAAALILAHNHPSGKAEPSQADRLMTTQVIKACSLLDIRVLDHLVVGRGECVSFAERGWL
- the rpmB gene encoding 50S ribosomal protein L28 gives rise to the protein MSRVCQVTGKRPVSGNNRSHAMNATKRRFLPNLHSHRFWVEGEKRFVTLRVSAKGMRVIDKKGIETVLAEIRARGEKY